A genome region from Hevea brasiliensis isolate MT/VB/25A 57/8 chromosome 9, ASM3005281v1, whole genome shotgun sequence includes the following:
- the LOC110673011 gene encoding G-type lectin S-receptor-like serine/threonine-protein kinase LECRK3 — protein MVEKEKTEKIVKADGAGKVTRTVNVCRIEGVFDFEEGAWKLQCKGSLFEDEISISNPWLSPSEELAFGFQKLNNTNLFLLAIWFHKIPYKTIVWSARDKPAQQGSKVQINADGLKLTDPRGQLIWNSPINSLTESVSYGAVLDTGNSVLVGTNSDYLWESFKNPTDTILPSQTLESRTVLSSSLSETNFSRGRFELYFSDGALHLSPLAWPTKLEYGPYFTSDNGSQLVFNESAYINLIQTNGKIVQLGGISQDVAPSVDTHYYRATIDYYGVFTKYAYPRDSNGEESWSIVQFIPENVCSAIFNDLGSGACGYNSYCRMLNGRPNCSCPDGYSPMDQNNPFGGCKQNFPLGCGLGDASENLEGLYDMLELPNVNWPGGDYEKLQPYSKDECRTSCLRDCMCGAAIVTFFGDPICWKKRIPLGNGIALIKVPVKPTDIGSSGGRKAVDSIHDSPTEFDGMCFGAA, from the exons ATGGTGGAAAAGGAAAAAACGGAGAAAATAGTAAAAGCTGATGGAGCTGGGAAGGTGACTCGTACAGTAAACGTTTGTCGTATTGAAGGGGTCTTTGACTTTGAAGAGGGTGCATGGAAATTACAATGCAAGGG ATCATTATTTGAAGATGAAATTAGCATTAGCAACCCATGGCTTTCACCTTCTGAGGAATTGGCTTTTGGTTTCCAAAAGCTCAATAATACCAACCTCTTCTTGCTTGCCATCTGGTTTCACAAAATTCCTTATAAAACCATCGTTTGGAGTGCAAGAGACAAACCAGCCCAACAAGGCTCCAAGGTCCAGATTAATGCCGACGGCCTTAAACTTACTGATCCTCGTGGCCAACTCATTTGGAATAGTCCAATCAACTCGCTGACTGAATCTGTTTCCTACGGTGCTGTGCTAGACACTGGCAACTCTGTTCTTGTTGGTACCAATTCTGATTACCTTTGGGAGAGCTTCAAAAATCCCACAGACACCATCCTGCCTTCTCAAACACTGGAATCACGCACCGTCTTGTCCTCTAGCCTCTCAGAAACCAACTTCTCTAGAGGAAGGTTTGAGCTTTATTTCTCCGATGGTGCTCTCCATCTCAGTCCCCTTGCCTGGCCCACTAAGTTGGAGTATGGTCCTTATTTTACATCTGACAATGGTTCACAGCTTGTTTTCAATGAATCAGCCTATATCAACTTGATCCAGACCAATGGAAAGATTGTCCAACTCGGAGGGATCAGTCAGGACGTAGCACCTAGTGTGGATACGCACTACTATCGAGCAACAATTGATTATTATGGAGTCTTCACAAAGTATGCCTATCCCAGGGACTCCAATGGTGAGGAAAGCTGGTCAATCGTGCAATTCATCCCTGAAAATGTTTGTTCTGCCATATTCAATGATCTTGGTAGTGGTGCATGTGGGTATAATAGCTACTGCAGAATGTTAAATGGCAGGCCTAATTGTAGTTGCCCAGATGGATATTCACCTATGGATCAAAATAATCCATTTGGAGGGTGCAAACAAAATTTTCCTCTGGGTTGTGGACTTGGTGATGCATCAGAGAACCTGGAAGGATTATATGATATGCTGGAGCTTCCAAATGTGAATTGGCCTGGGGGGGATTATGAAAAGCTGCAGCCCTATAGTAAAGATGAGTGCAGAACTTCTTGTTTGCGAGATTGTATGTGCGGTGCTGCCATAGTTACTTTTTTTGGTGATCCAATTTGTTGGAAGAAAAGGATACCTCTCGGCAACGGAATAGCTCTAATcaaag tacctgtcaaacccaccgaTATTGGTTCCTCGGGTGGCAGGAAGGCCGTTGATTCTATACATGACAGTCCAACAGaattcgatgggatgtgttttggggcagcatga